The following coding sequences lie in one Verrucomicrobiota bacterium genomic window:
- a CDS encoding excinuclease ABC subunit B: protein MLCDICKQNVATVHLTQMVEGKTKKVDLCEACSKDKGVDDPTGFSLADLLLGLGAAQEIEHAMPGGDAKCPHCGFTQADFKKSGRLGCAECYTTFAEGLEGLLKTMHKGTRHVGKAPQSFKQNQDLSDKLKSLQGKLEKAVVEEDFETAARVRDEINQIKNKIASLTPG, encoded by the coding sequence ATGTTATGCGATATCTGCAAACAAAACGTTGCCACGGTCCATTTGACCCAGATGGTGGAAGGGAAAACGAAGAAAGTGGATTTGTGCGAAGCGTGTTCCAAAGACAAAGGGGTCGATGATCCCACGGGTTTCTCGCTGGCCGACCTGCTGCTCGGCCTGGGCGCGGCCCAGGAGATCGAACACGCCATGCCGGGCGGCGACGCCAAGTGCCCTCACTGCGGTTTCACTCAGGCCGATTTCAAGAAGTCCGGGCGACTGGGCTGCGCGGAATGCTACACGACGTTCGCCGAGGGTCTCGAAGGCTTGCTGAAAACGATGCACAAGGGAACCCGGCACGTCGGCAAAGCGCCACAAAGCTTCAAGCAAAACCAGGATTTGTCCGACAAACTGAAATCCCTCCAGGGCAAACTCGAAAAGGCAGTCGTGGAAGAGGATTTCGAGACGGCGGCGCGAGTCCGGGATGAGATCAATCAGATCAAGAACAAGATCGCCAGCTTAACCCCGGGATGA
- a CDS encoding protein arginine kinase, whose product MNINEFLAAPSEASKRSGPHDRIVLSSRVRLARNLKGLAFPGWAKKPERVKSLEILRPAVEGLRQMAGAFSESMDNLTALDKQILVERHLISREHAAKSAGSGLVLNKEESLCVMINEEDHLRMQSLRPGLQIKEAWQVIDQVDSTLEKKVEYAFTPALGYLTACPTNLGTGIRVSAMLHLPALVISEQINQIIQAVNKLGLAVRGLYGEGTEALGNVFQVSNQMTLGEAETEIVERLNKVLAQLIEHEENARAMLLESKPKVILNQIGRAYGILANAHSISSKETMNLLSLLRLGVDIGLFPGTERALVDELFLITQPAHLQKRYSEKLSAEERDLLRADMLRERLRHVSRPHPMPAQSDGSKLDKGSDS is encoded by the coding sequence ATGAATATTAACGAATTTCTCGCCGCACCATCCGAGGCCAGCAAACGCAGCGGACCGCACGACCGGATCGTCTTGTCGAGCCGCGTCCGATTGGCGCGCAATCTAAAAGGCCTGGCGTTTCCCGGCTGGGCCAAGAAGCCGGAACGGGTCAAGTCCCTGGAAATCCTGCGCCCTGCGGTCGAGGGTCTGAGGCAAATGGCCGGCGCGTTTTCCGAATCCATGGACAACCTGACGGCGCTGGACAAACAAATCCTGGTCGAGCGGCATCTCATCAGCCGCGAACACGCCGCCAAGAGCGCCGGCAGCGGCCTGGTCTTGAACAAGGAAGAGTCCCTTTGCGTGATGATCAACGAAGAGGATCACCTCCGGATGCAATCGCTCCGTCCGGGCCTGCAAATCAAGGAAGCCTGGCAGGTGATCGATCAGGTGGATTCGACGCTCGAAAAGAAAGTCGAATACGCCTTCACGCCCGCGTTGGGCTACCTCACGGCGTGCCCGACGAATCTCGGAACCGGCATCCGCGTGAGCGCCATGCTGCATCTCCCGGCGCTGGTCATCAGCGAGCAGATCAACCAGATCATCCAGGCCGTGAACAAATTAGGCCTGGCCGTTCGCGGTCTTTACGGCGAAGGCACGGAGGCGCTGGGCAATGTGTTCCAGGTTTCCAACCAGATGACCCTTGGAGAAGCCGAGACGGAAATTGTCGAGCGCTTGAACAAAGTGCTGGCGCAGTTGATTGAGCACGAAGAGAACGCGCGCGCCATGCTGCTGGAGAGCAAACCTAAGGTCATTCTCAACCAGATCGGACGGGCTTACGGGATTCTCGCCAACGCCCACAGCATTTCCTCGAAGGAGACCATGAACCTGCTCTCGCTGCTGCGCCTGGGAGTGGATATCGGGTTGTTCCCGGGGACCGAGCGCGCGCTGGTGGACGAGCTATTTCTGATCACTCAGCCGGCGCATTTGCAGAAGCGCTACTCAGAAAAGCTCTCGGCAGAAGAGCGGGATTTGCTCCGAGCCGACATGCTCCGCGAGCGTCTGCGCCACGTGAGCCGGCCGCATCCGATGCCTGCGCAGTCTGACGGCTCAAAGCTGGACAAAGGTTCTGATTCGTAG